The following are from one region of the Planctomycetota bacterium genome:
- a CDS encoding DUF1501 domain-containing protein, which translates to MLTIGATPSGGRRIGRRALLRVGGAGLTGVSAGVADVAALLGSPGRTAIAAESPAVPRGLLRDRSVIFLFMHGGPSQLESFDPKADGPANVRCQTGLVSTAIPGVAFGATFERLAARAHLLRVVRSFTTGDGNHDIKPVVGAATRRANLGALYARVAGATRAHSAMPTNLALFPHAVCADAGPPITQFGDFAASGDLGPACAPVVPGAGGGFQDDMTLHVDPARLGDRRALVAALDRGRAWRDAAAVRGATAIHDSAYDALLRGVSDAFDLSREDPGTVAAYDTAALVAPAAIDRKWNNHKHYADHGQSIGKLLLLARRLCERGAGFVTVTTSFVWDMHADVNNAPVAEGMGYVGAPFDHAVAAFIDDCEARGLADRILLVCCGEMGRTPALNAAGGRDHWGGLAPLLLYGGGIGRGVVHGRSTRDGGQPAGDAVTIPDLVATVLDALVDRSQARLVDGLPASLLAALGEGRSLLGDT; encoded by the coding sequence ATGCTCACGATCGGTGCCACGCCCTCCGGCGGCCGCCGCATCGGCCGCCGTGCCCTGCTCCGCGTCGGCGGCGCCGGACTGACGGGCGTCTCCGCGGGCGTGGCCGACGTCGCCGCCCTTCTCGGCTCGCCCGGCCGCACCGCGATCGCCGCCGAATCCCCCGCCGTCCCGCGCGGGCTCCTCCGCGACCGGTCGGTGATCTTCCTGTTCATGCACGGGGGGCCGTCGCAGCTGGAGTCGTTCGACCCCAAGGCCGACGGGCCGGCGAACGTCCGCTGCCAGACGGGCCTGGTGTCGACGGCGATTCCCGGGGTGGCGTTCGGTGCCACGTTCGAGCGGCTCGCCGCCCGGGCCCACCTCCTCCGCGTCGTCCGCTCGTTCACCACCGGCGACGGCAACCACGACATCAAGCCGGTCGTCGGGGCGGCGACGAGGCGCGCCAATCTCGGCGCCCTCTACGCGCGCGTCGCCGGCGCGACGCGCGCCCACAGCGCGATGCCGACCAATCTCGCCCTCTTCCCCCACGCCGTCTGTGCCGATGCCGGCCCGCCGATCACGCAGTTCGGCGACTTCGCCGCCAGCGGCGACCTCGGCCCGGCCTGCGCGCCGGTGGTCCCGGGCGCCGGTGGCGGCTTCCAGGACGACATGACGCTCCACGTCGATCCGGCGCGGCTCGGCGACCGCCGGGCGCTGGTCGCGGCGCTCGACCGCGGCCGCGCGTGGCGCGACGCCGCGGCCGTCCGCGGGGCGACGGCGATCCACGACTCCGCCTACGACGCCCTCCTCCGCGGCGTCTCCGACGCCTTCGACCTGTCGCGCGAGGATCCCGGCACCGTCGCCGCCTACGACACCGCGGCGCTGGTGGCCCCGGCAGCGATCGACCGGAAGTGGAACAACCACAAGCACTACGCCGACCACGGCCAATCGATCGGGAAGCTGCTGCTCCTCGCCCGGCGTCTCTGCGAGCGCGGCGCGGGATTCGTGACCGTGACGACGAGTTTCGTCTGGGACATGCATGCCGACGTCAACAACGCCCCCGTCGCCGAGGGGATGGGCTACGTCGGCGCGCCGTTCGACCACGCGGTCGCGGCGTTCATCGACGACTGCGAGGCGCGCGGCCTCGCTGACCGGATCCTGCTCGTGTGCTGCGGCGAGATGGGACGGACCCCCGCGCTCAACGCCGCCGGAGGCCGCGACCACTGGGGCGGCCTGGCCCCGCTGCTCCTCTACGGCGGCGGCATCGGCCGGGGAGTGGTCCACGGGCGTTCGACGCGCGATGGCGGCCAGCCGGCCGGTGACGCGGTCACGATCCCCGACCTCGTCGCGACGGTGCTCGACGCCCTCGTCGACCGCTCCCAGGCGCGGCTCGTCGACGGGTTGCCCGCATCGCTGCTGG
- a CDS encoding DUF4339 domain-containing protein, producing the protein MADDWFYTQAEERHGPVTWDRLRKLARDGWLQPTATVWQPGSPPRPAAAIDGLFPLSVGSMLQQAIGQLVPPPAASLAPPPPLPPDPASRSGRRRRRRRRRHERVEETLPFGWQPRHVVVAAGSLLAALGIAFLFIDPTPLALVFLLGGLVLMAGGLVVELRRVLCGGKRLRTGPPPGDRGARPGGRRPHGR; encoded by the coding sequence ATGGCCGACGACTGGTTCTACACGCAGGCCGAGGAACGGCACGGGCCGGTGACGTGGGACCGGCTGCGGAAACTCGCCCGCGACGGCTGGCTCCAGCCGACCGCCACGGTCTGGCAGCCGGGCTCCCCGCCACGCCCCGCCGCGGCGATCGACGGGCTGTTTCCCCTCTCGGTCGGCTCGATGCTGCAGCAGGCGATCGGTCAGTTGGTGCCGCCGCCTGCCGCCTCGCTCGCGCCCCCACCACCGCTTCCACCCGATCCAGCGTCCCGGTCGGGGCGCCGCCGACGGCGGCGGCGACGACGCCACGAGCGCGTCGAGGAGACGTTGCCGTTCGGATGGCAGCCGCGCCACGTCGTCGTGGCAGCCGGGAGCTTGCTCGCGGCGCTGGGGATCGCGTTTTTGTTCATCGATCCCACACCGCTGGCGCTGGTGTTCCTGCTCGGTGGCCTCGTGCTCATGGCCGGTGGACTGGTGGTCGAATTGCGCCGGGTGCTGTGCGGCGGCAAACGGCTCCGCACCGGGCCGCCTCCGGGCGACCGCGGCGCCCGGCCCGGTGGCCGGCGGCCGCATGGCCGGTGA
- a CDS encoding C-terminal binding protein: MPRPLVVVTDFIRPPLDHEERILGDRADVIALEAFSEDQLVGRIEHADAIMMYHFLSISRRTIERLGRCRIIVRCGVGFDNVDRAAARERGIAVANVPDYGTEEVADSALAMILTMTRGVAFMNTRLQLRQGPWIYEQVRPLERLRGIGLGIVGLGRIGTALALRAKAVGMAVSFYDPYAVDGLDKALGVTRCDSLEELLPRVRVLSLHCPRSAETQHLVNARTLALLPRGAFLVNTARGGCVDAAAVLAAIDSGQLRGAALDVLEEEPPPDDDPLIAAWRTPGTAAHDRVIVNPHAAFYSEQGLADMRIKGSTNIRRVLDGQPPRNVVN; encoded by the coding sequence ATGCCCCGCCCGCTGGTCGTCGTCACCGACTTCATCCGCCCGCCGCTCGACCACGAGGAGCGGATCCTCGGCGACCGCGCCGACGTCATCGCCCTCGAGGCCTTCTCCGAGGACCAGCTCGTCGGCCGGATCGAGCACGCCGACGCGATCATGATGTACCACTTCCTTTCGATCTCGCGGCGCACGATCGAGCGCCTCGGGCGCTGCCGGATCATCGTCCGCTGCGGTGTCGGCTTCGACAACGTCGACCGCGCCGCTGCCCGGGAGCGCGGGATCGCCGTCGCCAACGTCCCCGATTACGGCACCGAGGAGGTCGCCGACTCGGCGCTGGCGATGATCCTGACGATGACCCGCGGCGTGGCGTTCATGAACACGCGCCTCCAGCTCCGCCAGGGACCGTGGATCTACGAGCAGGTGCGGCCGCTCGAGCGCCTCCGCGGGATCGGGCTGGGGATCGTCGGCCTCGGCCGGATCGGCACGGCGCTGGCGCTCCGCGCGAAGGCGGTGGGCATGGCGGTGTCGTTTTACGACCCCTACGCCGTCGACGGCCTCGACAAGGCGCTCGGCGTGACGCGCTGCGACTCGCTCGAGGAATTGCTCCCGCGCGTCCGGGTGCTCTCGCTCCACTGCCCGCGCTCCGCCGAGACGCAGCACCTCGTCAACGCCCGCACGCTGGCGCTGTTGCCGCGCGGCGCTTTCCTCGTCAACACCGCCCGCGGCGGCTGCGTCGACGCCGCGGCGGTGCTGGCGGCGATCGACTCCGGGCAGCTCCGCGGCGCCGCCCTCGACGTCCTCGAGGAGGAGCCCCCTCCCGACGACGACCCGCTGATCGCCGCCTGGCGGACCCCCGGCACGGCCGCCCACGATCGGGTGATCGTCAATCCCCACGCGGCCTTCTATTCGGAGCAGGGCCTGGCCGATATGCGGATCAAGGGGAGCACGAACATCCGCCGCGTGCTCGACGGCCAGCCGCCGCGCAACGTCGTCAATTGA
- a CDS encoding spermidine synthase, translating to MKPTILRDTVRAPDGTVLTLHEHDGEFLIRAGGVELMSTRQHHSEERLAALACAPLALARQPRVVIGGLGFGFTLRAALEILPDAARVIVAELVPAVVAWNRDPAYGLAGGLLDDPRVVVTIADVADVIARRTAPFDAILLDVDNGAAALANASNARLYTDAGLARARDALVPGGCLAVWSAVDDPDFVARMRRCGLAVATERARVHATGGAWNHLFIGRRPR from the coding sequence ATGAAACCGACGATCCTCCGCGACACCGTACGGGCACCCGATGGCACCGTGCTCACGCTCCATGAGCATGACGGGGAGTTCCTCATCCGGGCCGGCGGCGTCGAGCTGATGTCGACGCGGCAGCACCACTCCGAGGAGCGGCTGGCGGCGCTGGCCTGCGCGCCACTGGCCCTCGCCCGGCAGCCGCGCGTCGTCATCGGCGGGCTCGGCTTCGGGTTCACCCTGCGGGCGGCGCTCGAGATCCTCCCCGACGCCGCCCGGGTGATCGTCGCCGAGCTCGTGCCGGCCGTGGTCGCCTGGAACCGTGACCCGGCCTACGGCCTCGCCGGTGGCCTCCTCGACGATCCCCGGGTCGTCGTCACGATCGCCGACGTCGCCGACGTCATCGCCCGCCGCACGGCGCCATTCGACGCGATCCTCCTCGACGTCGACAACGGCGCCGCCGCGCTGGCCAACGCGTCCAACGCCCGGCTCTACACCGACGCCGGGCTGGCCCGCGCACGGGACGCCCTCGTGCCCGGCGGGTGCCTCGCCGTCTGGTCGGCCGTCGACGATCCCGACTTCGTCGCCCGGATGCGGCGCTGCGGGTTGGCCGTCGCGACCGAACGGGCGCGCGTCCACGCCACGGGGGGCGCCTGGAACCACCTGTTCATCGGGCGCAGGCCCCGGTGA
- a CDS encoding DUF1549 domain-containing protein — MGTSRAASVLVALVGLAAPAAVACADPAAPPVAFGTDVMAVLAKGGCNAGTCHGNLNGKGGLFLSLRGQDAAADWRALVEDGAGRRINRLEPRRSLLLLKATAAVPHGGGRRFGADDPEYAALDAWIAQGAAADPGSAAVTGLVVSPADAVVEGEQGSVPLQVVARFADGRTADVSRMAVYEPSDPLVTASADGIVTLPRHGVVTVAVRYLAAQTVARVALVPPRDAARWTGPEPANLVDEEIFARLRQLGVGPAPAADDLVFVRRIFLDLLGVLPTPDEAREFAADPGPDKRARLVDALLARPEWADVQAGIWADLLRVEEKTLDPRGVEAFHGWIRRAFADNVPLDRFVREIVAARGSTYDVPPANFWRAHRDAQLRGETVAQVFLGVRLQCAKCHNHPFDRWLQDEYHDWSAALTGIDYEVVANDRPDKLDSHEFIGEQKVLVKDPEEVKNPRTGAAAVPRWLGETPSVDGDRLESLARWLTDPGRRRFARAQVNRIWFHVMGRGLVEPVDDLRDTNPASHPALLERLTDTFIASGHDVRALVRLLCTSRVYGLAAPGAAADGLAADEALFAAAIVRRRWAERILDAQAQVLGAAAAFEGYPAGTRAGAVAGVERVRRQLADGDRFLRLFGRPERLLACDCERSNEPTLAQALDLVGGGGLHGRLADGDNRIARLVAADRAPGEIVDELFWTALSRPPSAAEREAAVATFATADARSAAEDLAWALLNAKELLFRN; from the coding sequence GTGGGGACAAGCCGCGCAGCGTCCGTTCTCGTCGCCCTCGTCGGCCTCGCCGCGCCGGCCGCGGTCGCCTGCGCCGACCCGGCCGCGCCGCCGGTGGCGTTCGGCACCGACGTGATGGCGGTCCTCGCCAAGGGGGGCTGCAACGCCGGCACCTGCCACGGCAACCTCAACGGCAAAGGGGGGCTGTTCCTCTCGCTCCGCGGTCAGGACGCGGCGGCCGATTGGCGGGCGCTGGTCGAGGATGGTGCCGGGCGGCGCATCAACCGGCTCGAGCCGCGGCGGAGCCTGCTGCTCCTCAAGGCGACCGCGGCGGTGCCCCATGGAGGCGGCCGACGGTTCGGCGCCGACGATCCGGAGTATGCGGCCCTCGACGCGTGGATCGCCCAGGGGGCGGCGGCCGATCCCGGCAGTGCGGCGGTCACCGGCCTCGTGGTCTCACCGGCCGACGCCGTCGTCGAAGGGGAGCAGGGGAGCGTGCCGCTGCAGGTGGTCGCGCGGTTCGCCGATGGCCGCACGGCCGACGTCAGCCGGATGGCGGTCTACGAGCCGTCCGATCCGCTGGTGACGGCCTCGGCCGACGGGATCGTGACGCTGCCACGCCACGGTGTCGTCACCGTCGCGGTGCGCTACCTCGCGGCGCAGACCGTGGCGCGGGTGGCCCTCGTGCCGCCGCGCGACGCGGCCCGGTGGACCGGGCCCGAGCCGGCGAACCTCGTCGACGAGGAGATCTTCGCGCGCCTCCGCCAGCTCGGCGTCGGCCCGGCGCCGGCGGCCGACGATCTCGTCTTCGTGCGGCGGATCTTCCTCGACCTGCTCGGCGTCCTTCCCACGCCCGACGAGGCCCGGGAATTCGCCGCCGACCCGGGGCCCGACAAACGGGCGCGCCTCGTCGACGCGCTCCTGGCGCGCCCCGAGTGGGCCGACGTCCAGGCGGGCATTTGGGCCGACCTGCTCCGCGTCGAGGAGAAGACACTCGATCCGCGCGGGGTCGAGGCGTTTCACGGCTGGATCCGCCGCGCGTTCGCCGACAACGTCCCCCTCGACCGCTTCGTCCGCGAGATCGTCGCGGCGCGGGGGAGCACCTACGACGTGCCACCGGCCAATTTCTGGCGCGCCCACCGCGACGCGCAGCTCCGCGGCGAGACCGTGGCGCAGGTGTTCCTCGGCGTCCGCCTCCAGTGTGCCAAGTGCCACAACCATCCGTTCGACCGCTGGCTCCAGGACGAATACCATGACTGGTCGGCGGCGCTGACCGGGATCGACTACGAGGTGGTGGCCAACGACCGGCCGGACAAGCTCGATTCGCACGAGTTCATCGGCGAGCAAAAGGTGCTCGTCAAGGATCCGGAGGAGGTGAAGAACCCCCGCACCGGCGCCGCGGCGGTGCCGCGCTGGCTCGGCGAGACGCCCTCCGTCGATGGCGACCGGCTCGAGTCGCTGGCGCGCTGGCTCACCGATCCGGGCCGGCGCCGGTTTGCCCGTGCCCAGGTCAACCGGATTTGGTTCCACGTCATGGGGCGCGGGCTCGTCGAACCGGTCGACGATCTCCGCGACACCAATCCCGCCAGCCATCCCGCGCTGCTCGAGCGGCTCACCGACACGTTCATCGCCTCCGGCCACGACGTCCGCGCCCTGGTGCGGCTGCTGTGCACGTCGCGCGTCTACGGTCTGGCGGCGCCGGGCGCCGCGGCCGACGGCCTCGCCGCCGACGAGGCGCTGTTCGCCGCGGCGATCGTCCGCCGCCGCTGGGCGGAACGGATCCTCGACGCGCAGGCGCAGGTCCTCGGCGCGGCGGCGGCGTTCGAGGGCTATCCGGCGGGAACCCGGGCCGGCGCCGTGGCCGGCGTGGAGCGCGTGCGCCGGCAATTGGCCGACGGCGACCGGTTCCTGCGGCTCTTTGGCCGCCCCGAGCGGCTCCTCGCCTGCGACTGCGAGCGGAGCAACGAGCCGACGCTCGCCCAGGCCCTCGACCTCGTCGGCGGCGGCGGGCTCCACGGCCGCCTCGCCGATGGCGACAACCGGATCGCCCGTCTCGTCGCCGCCGACCGCGCACCGGGGGAGATCGTCGACGAGCTGTTCTGGACGGCACTGTCACGGCCGCCGTCGGCCGCGGAACGGGAGGCCGCGGTCGCGACGTTCGCCACCGCCGACGCCAGGAGCGCCGCCGAGGATCTCGCCTGGGCGCTGCTCAACGCCAAGGAATTGCTGTTCCGCAACTGA
- a CDS encoding DUF1501 domain-containing protein, with protein sequence MHPAPRRFAAPPLRRAAIGRRQLLTAGGAGLLGVTLPGILGAAPTLPVRAKRVIFLFQWGGPSHLDTFDMKPDAPREIRGPLEPISSVVPGLPVCEHFPEMAKRMDRVTLVRSMTHTMKNHNSAGYYALTGHAPPSDDQRLRDSLDLWPAYGSVVDALLPRRDEMPTFVSYPHVLADGSVTPGQHGSFLGKRHDPFFFADDPAAEGFRLPQLSLPAGLAVGRMERRRELQRIIDREAGLLERSATAAGFDAAYDKAITMLTSPRVRAAFDLESEPAELRDRYGRTTYGQGCLLARRLVEAGVTFVTVTFAKSIGGKRVDDGGWDTHGFNDSRMYKIVDKYQHPITDRTLSALLDDLEGRGMLDDTLVLWMGEFGRTPKINDQASRDHWPQCYTALLAGGGVKRGYVHGASDAHGMYPARHPVRPEDLAATLYMLMGIDPGAEVHDLAGRPLAIAGRPVTEVIA encoded by the coding sequence ATGCACCCCGCCCCTCGACGTTTCGCCGCTCCGCCGCTCCGCCGTGCCGCCATCGGACGTCGGCAGTTGCTCACGGCGGGCGGCGCGGGCCTCCTCGGCGTGACGCTCCCCGGCATCCTCGGCGCCGCGCCCACGCTCCCGGTCCGGGCGAAGCGCGTGATCTTCCTCTTCCAGTGGGGCGGGCCGAGCCATCTCGACACCTTCGACATGAAGCCCGACGCACCGCGCGAGATCCGCGGGCCGCTCGAGCCGATTTCGAGCGTCGTCCCCGGGCTGCCGGTGTGCGAGCACTTTCCCGAGATGGCCAAGCGGATGGACCGGGTCACGCTCGTCCGCAGCATGACCCACACGATGAAGAACCACAATTCGGCCGGCTACTATGCCCTCACCGGCCACGCCCCGCCGAGCGACGACCAGCGCCTCCGCGACTCCCTCGACCTCTGGCCCGCCTACGGCTCGGTCGTCGACGCCCTCCTCCCGCGCCGCGACGAGATGCCCACGTTCGTCTCCTATCCCCACGTCCTCGCCGACGGCTCGGTCACCCCGGGGCAGCACGGCAGCTTCCTCGGCAAGCGCCACGATCCGTTCTTCTTCGCCGACGACCCGGCTGCCGAGGGCTTCCGCCTGCCGCAGCTGTCGCTGCCCGCGGGGCTGGCGGTCGGGCGGATGGAACGGCGCCGGGAGCTGCAGCGGATCATCGACCGCGAGGCGGGATTACTCGAGCGCTCGGCGACGGCGGCGGGATTCGACGCCGCGTACGACAAGGCGATCACGATGCTCACCAGCCCGCGCGTCCGCGCCGCCTTCGACCTCGAGAGCGAGCCGGCGGAGCTGCGCGACCGCTACGGGCGCACGACCTACGGACAGGGCTGCCTGCTGGCCCGGCGCCTCGTCGAGGCCGGGGTGACGTTCGTCACGGTGACGTTCGCCAAGAGCATCGGCGGGAAGCGCGTCGACGACGGCGGGTGGGACACCCACGGCTTCAACGACTCGCGGATGTACAAGATCGTCGACAAGTACCAGCATCCGATCACCGACCGCACGCTGTCGGCGCTCCTCGACGACCTCGAGGGGCGCGGCATGCTCGACGACACGCTCGTGCTGTGGATGGGGGAGTTCGGGCGGACGCCGAAGATCAACGACCAGGCGAGCCGCGACCACTGGCCGCAGTGCTACACCGCGCTGCTCGCCGGCGGCGGCGTGAAGCGCGGCTACGTGCACGGTGCGAGCGACGCGCACGGCATGTATCCGGCCCGCCATCCGGTGCGTCCCGAGGACCTCGCGGCCACGCTCTACATGCTGATGGGCATCGATCCCGGGGCCGAGGTCCACGATCTCGCCGGACGGCCGCTGGCGATCGCCGGCCGGCCGGTGACCGAGGTGATCGCGTGA
- the rarD gene encoding EamA family transporter RarD, with protein MWGLLPIYWKQLETVPSLQLVAHRVVWSGLTLLPVVWLSGAWSSIRVHAAQPAILLRQTAAAVLVAANWLGFVWAVTHGRMIESSLGYFLTPLATVLLGVLLLGERLRPVQWVAVTLAAVGVAWIAAGYQHFPWIALFLAGSFSSYSLVKKTTPLGAVPSLALETLLLLAPAIGYLAVEHAAGRGRFGTLGPRADLLMAASGLATAAPLLCFATAARRIPLSTLGLLQYLGPTIQFLLGSWIYHEPFDRTRLVGFVIVWCALALFVADSLRRRFASSAASQPPGPDGG; from the coding sequence ATGTGGGGCCTGCTGCCGATCTACTGGAAGCAGCTCGAGACGGTGCCGAGCCTGCAACTGGTCGCACACCGCGTCGTCTGGTCGGGGCTGACGCTGCTGCCGGTGGTCTGGTTGTCCGGAGCGTGGAGCAGTATCCGGGTCCACGCCGCGCAGCCCGCGATCCTCCTCCGGCAGACGGCCGCCGCGGTGCTCGTCGCCGCCAACTGGCTGGGATTCGTCTGGGCGGTGACCCATGGGCGGATGATCGAAAGCAGCCTCGGGTATTTCCTCACGCCCTTGGCGACCGTCCTCCTCGGCGTGCTCCTCCTCGGTGAGCGGCTCCGCCCCGTGCAGTGGGTCGCCGTCACGCTGGCGGCGGTCGGCGTCGCCTGGATCGCCGCGGGCTACCAGCACTTCCCCTGGATCGCGCTGTTCCTCGCCGGTTCGTTCAGCTCGTACTCGCTGGTCAAGAAGACCACGCCCCTGGGCGCGGTGCCGTCGCTGGCGCTGGAGACGCTCCTCCTCCTCGCCCCGGCGATCGGCTACCTGGCGGTCGAGCACGCCGCGGGGCGCGGTCGATTCGGCACGCTCGGCCCGCGTGCCGACCTGCTGATGGCGGCCTCGGGACTGGCCACGGCGGCGCCGCTGCTGTGCTTCGCGACCGCGGCCCGGCGGATCCCGTTGTCGACGCTCGGGCTGCTGCAATACCTCGGGCCGACGATCCAATTCCTGCTCGGCTCCTGGATTTACCACGAGCCGTTCGACCGGACGCGGCTCGTCGGCTTCGTGATCGTGTGGTGTGCGCTGGCGTTGTTCGTCGCCGACAGCCTGCGGCGCCGGTTCGCGTCTTCCGCCGCCAGCCAGCCCCCCGGCCCCGACGGCGGCTGA
- a CDS encoding two pore domain potassium channel family protein, translating to MPAGTTDPRPLRRQAVRQVIEVVAIAGLALVLHSIRGSGAVSAEAACWAVTVFAAVKTGYFLLENLQHILLATAHEIAYHRFLALMGVNMAQITLSFALDFWLLESAVPRSFSGFDPTTMTAAGTFFDCCFYSVLNFSFFGFGEILPQTVPAKLVTLLEVILAFFTVIFLLSDFISLKDSLRGGRPR from the coding sequence ATGCCCGCCGGGACCACCGACCCGCGTCCGCTCCGCCGCCAAGCGGTCCGGCAGGTGATCGAGGTGGTGGCGATCGCCGGCCTGGCGCTCGTGCTCCATTCGATCCGCGGTTCCGGCGCCGTCTCCGCCGAGGCCGCCTGCTGGGCCGTCACCGTCTTCGCCGCGGTGAAGACCGGCTACTTTCTCCTGGAGAACCTCCAGCACATCCTCCTCGCCACGGCCCACGAGATCGCCTACCACCGTTTCCTGGCGCTGATGGGGGTCAACATGGCGCAGATCACGCTGTCGTTCGCCCTCGACTTCTGGCTGCTGGAGTCGGCCGTGCCGCGGAGCTTCTCCGGGTTCGACCCAACGACGATGACGGCCGCCGGGACGTTCTTCGACTGCTGCTTCTACAGCGTCCTCAACTTCTCCTTCTTCGGATTCGGCGAGATCCTCCCGCAGACGGTGCCCGCGAAGCTGGTCACGCTGCTGGAGGTGATCCTCGCCTTCTTCACGGTGATCTTCCTGCTCTCCGATTTCATCAGCCTGAAGGATTCACTCCGCGGCGGCAGGCCGCGGTGA
- a CDS encoding lysoplasmalogenase, which produces MLPPPFFALLYAAATAGTLVGPAPIRSACKCLLMPLLLASFRLGSGAGAGRFAVLVSAALAFSWLGDVALLGDGDGAFAIGLAGFLVAHVAYAAAFLTHVRGGPTRQPLTAWTLAAGVIACGGLVGTTVVSRTPPSLTVPVALYATAISAMGVAAALRLRGTSAASFATVFLGAELFIVSDALLAANRFVAPLPAARVAVMSTYCLGQFLIVAGCLRHLRDAGRGG; this is translated from the coding sequence ATGCTTCCCCCGCCGTTCTTCGCGCTTCTCTACGCCGCCGCCACGGCCGGCACGCTCGTCGGCCCGGCGCCGATCCGCTCCGCGTGCAAGTGCCTCCTGATGCCGTTGCTGCTGGCCTCGTTCCGGCTCGGTTCCGGGGCCGGAGCGGGCAGGTTTGCCGTACTCGTTTCGGCCGCGTTGGCGTTCTCGTGGCTCGGCGACGTGGCTCTGCTCGGTGATGGTGACGGCGCCTTCGCGATCGGTCTGGCCGGTTTTCTGGTTGCCCACGTGGCCTACGCGGCGGCGTTCCTCACGCACGTCCGCGGTGGGCCCACGCGACAGCCGCTGACAGCCTGGACGCTCGCGGCGGGGGTGATCGCGTGTGGGGGGTTGGTCGGGACGACCGTCGTCTCCCGCACGCCGCCATCGCTGACCGTGCCGGTCGCCCTGTATGCCACGGCGATTTCTGCGATGGGGGTGGCGGCAGCGTTGCGGCTGCGCGGCACGTCGGCGGCGAGCTTCGCGACGGTGTTCCTCGGCGCCGAGCTGTTCATCGTCTCCGACGCCCTGCTCGCCGCGAACCGGTTCGTCGCCCCGCTGCCGGCGGCCCGCGTCGCGGTGATGTCGACCTATTGCCTCGGCCAGTTCCTCATCGTCGCCGGCTGCCTGCGCCATCTGCGTGACGCCGGTCGGGGCGGGTGA